TAAAGGTTTTCAGACGGCCTTTTTCATGTTTGCCACCCGGCAGATGTACCGCCCGGCGATTTTTGTTTACAAAGCCTCGATTTTTTTCATCAGTTCACGCAGGGCTTGGGCGCGGTGGCTTTCGCGGTTTTTGATGTCGGGGTCGAGTTCGGCGGCGGTGCAGCCGTGTTCGCGCAGGTAAAAATGCGGGTCGTAGCCGAAGCCGTGTTCGCCTGCGGGCGTGTTTTTCCATTGGCCGCGCCAGATGCCTTCGGCGACGACGGGCTGCGGGTCGTCGGGGTGGCGCACGAGCACGAGCACGCAGACGTAGTAGCAGCTTTTGTCGGCTTTACCGGCCAGATCGGCGGCGAGTTTGGCGTTGTTGGCGGCATCGGATTTTGGGTGTTCGCCGGCGTAGCGGGCGGAGTGGATGCCGGGTGCGCCGCCGAGGGCGTCGGCGCAGATGCCGCTGTCGTCGGCCAGTGCGGGCAGGCCGCTGTGGCGGGCGGCGTGGCGGGCTTTGGCGAGGGCGTTTTCCAAAAAGGTGGGGTGCGGCTCGGGGCATTCGGGGGTGTCGAACTGCGATTGCGGCAGGATTTCGCTGCCGCGCTCGGCAAACAGGCGGGCGAATTCTTTGAGTTTGCCGGCGTTGCCGCTGGCGAGGACGATTTTTTCAAACATGGCGGTTGCTTTCGGATTCGGGGTTCGGCTGCGCCGCAGCGGTGTTTTCAGACGGCCTCTGCGCGGCTTGGGCGCGGGCGTGTTCGCGGACGTAGAGGGCGAGGCCGGTGATTTGGGCGAGGGCGGCGGCGAAGGCGAAGAGGAAGCAGGCGAGGGCGAACTGGCGGCTGCCTGCGGCGAGCAGCCAGCCGCCCGCGCCGACGAGGGCGATGAAGAAGAGGGTAAAGGAGAGGGTGAGCAGCAGGTAGGCGCGGCGTTTGTTCATGGCGGTGGGCAAAAAAAGGCGGGATTATAGCGGATGGGGCGGCGGGTTTGAGGCCGTCTGAAAACGGGTTTTGACGGGCTTGAAACCGTTGCGGCGGTGTTTTTCAGACGGCCTTTCGGGTTTGCGCAGCGGCGCGGAAGCGGTGTTTCAGACGGCCTGTTCCAGCCACACCGCGCTGACCATGCGGCCGGTTTGGCCGTCGCGGCGGTAGGAGAAGAAGGTGTCGCGTTCGATGACGGTGCAGCGGCCGCCGCCGTAAATGCGCGTTACGCCTTCGCGGCGCAGGACGCGGGTGGCGAGGGCGTAGATGTCGGCAAGGTATTTGCCGCCGCCGATGGCGGTGAAGGCGGCTTCGGCGGCGGGGTCGGGGCGGCAGAAGGCATCGCACACGTCTTGGCCGATTTCAAACGCATCCGGGCCGATGGCGGGGGCGAGGTAGGCGAGGATGTCTGCGGGATCGGCTTTCATGGCGGCGACGGTGTTTTGCAGCACGCCGGCGGCCAGGCCGCGCCAGCCGGCATGGGCGGCGGCAACGCAGCGGCCGTCGGCGGTGCAAAAGAGCACGGGCAGGCAGTCGGCGGTCATCACCGCGCAGGCCGCCGTGCCGCCGCAATCGAAGGATGCGTCGGCCTGGGGCGGCTTGCTTAGGGCGGAGGCGGCGGGGACGACGGTTGCGCTGTGGACTTGGTCGAGCCAGGCCAGCGGCACGGGCACGGCGGCTTGGACGAGGGCGCGGTTGTGTGCGACGTGTTCGGGCGCGTCGCCGACGTGCGCGCCGAGGTTGAGCGAGGCATACGGGGCTTGGCTGACGCCGCCGTTGCGGGTGGAAATCAGGGTTTTGACATTGGGGGGCGCGGGCCAGTCGGCATGGAGGAACAGGCCGTCTGAAAGATTCAGGCCGACGGCTTCATTCAGGGTTTTCAACATCTTTGGTTGTTCGCGTAAAAAGTGCGGTTTGTATCACGGCGGCGCGGGGCGCGGCAACCGCAGGCCGTGTTCCGGCTGCTGGCAGGGTTTGGCCGCGCCGAAGCCGCGCTTTCAGACGGCCTCTGTCTGCCGCAGAGACCGTGTCCGCCTTCCCTCCTTAGGAGCATAAACGCGGGGATGACGTTTCCGAAAAACAGAAAACGGCGCGTCTGCCCCGTGTTTTGCCTTATAATGCCGCCCTTTTAGCTTGCCCGGAAACTTTATGCAGAACAGCCGTTTCAACCAAACCGGCCCCAAAATCGGCCTCAGCGTGCGTCTGGCCGAAACGCAGGAAGAAATCGAAGCCGCGCAACGCCTGCGCTACCGCGTGTTCGCGCAAGAGCTGGGCGCGGACATCCAAGGCGTGGACGGCCGCGATACCGACCCCTACGACGAACACTGCCACCACCTGCTCGCCTTCGACGACGCCACCGGCGAAGTCATCGGCTGCTACCGCCTGATCACCGAAGACACCGCCAAAAAGGTCGGCGGCTGGTACAGCGAACACGAATTCGACCTCGCCCCGCTCAAAGACATCCTGCCGCAAACCGTGGAACTCGGCCGCGCCTGCACCCACCCCGACTACCGCCACGGCGGCCTCGTCATGCTGCTGTGGACGGGTTTGGTCAAATTCATGAAAGACGAAAACCTGCGCTTCATGATCGGCTGCGGCAGCATCGAAATGCGCGACGGCGGCCGCGACGCGGCGGGTCTGTACCACATCCTCAAAACCAAACACCTCGCCCCCGAACAATGGCGCGTGCGCCCGCTCAACCCCTTGAAATGGGAAGAAATCACCCCGTCCGAACAGCCCGAAACCCCCGCCCTGATCAAAGGCTACCTCAAAGCCGGCGCATGGTTTTGCGGCGAACCCTGCGTCGACGAAGCCTTCAACTGCGCCGACGTGCTCATCATGATGGACATCACGCAGCTCAGCGACCGCTATCTGCAAAAATTCGCCCCCAAACCCTGACCGCAACCAAACCATAAGGCCGTCTGAAAAACGAAAAACGCCTTTTCAGACGGCCTCATAATATAAAAAAACGCCCGACATGAACCCCTTCCGCTTCCCGTTCCGCCTCTTTTGCATCGGCCTGTGCCTGATTTACGGCGCACTCGAAATGCTCCTCCTCTTCCCCCTCTACACCCCGCGCCGCAAACTGCGCGCCATCCAAATCTGGTCGCACCGCGTGCTCGCCTCCTGCGGCATGAAACTGTCCGTCTTCGGCGGCCTGCCCTCCGAAGCGCACGGCCAAATGCTCATCTGCAACCACATCTCCTGGCTCGACATCATGGCCATCAACGCCGCCTTCCCCGGCCGCTTCGTCGCCAAAGACGACGTGGCCAAATGGCCGCTGGTCGGCTACCTCGCCACCCAGGCGCGCACCGTTTACGTCGCCCGCAAAAAAGGCAGCGGCGGCAACAGCGAAAAAATCCGCAACGTAACCCAGGCTCTCAAAGACGGCGACACCGTAACCCTGTTCCCCGAAGGCACCAGCAGCGAAGGCCGCACCATCCTCCCCTTCAAAACCAGCTTCTTCCAGGCCGCCGCCGATGCGCAAGTGCCGCTCGTCCCCGTGCTCTGCCGCTACCCCAACCCCGACGGCAGCAGCCCCAACCCCCACACCGCCTACTACGGCGACATCAGCCTGTGGCAGTCCATCTGCATGGTCATCCGCCAAAAGCAGAGCTGCGTCGAACTGCACTTCCTCCCGCCCGTTTCCCCCGCCGCCGAACGTCAGGAAACCGCCCGCCTGATTCACGACATGCTGACCGCGAAACAGCGCGAATTGGGTTGAAACGCCTGTTCGCCAAACAGGCCGTCTGAAAAACCGCAAAATCCGGTTTTGGCTGCGCCGAAGCTGCGTTTTCAGACGGCCTCTCCATATTGCCGTGCTAAAATCCTCACCCTTTTCAAACTATTATCCAAACCGCCATGCACGCTTCCGAACCCGAACCCGAAACCGAAAATCTTTCAGACGGCCACGAATACCTCGCCAATAATCCCGACTTCCCCGCCAAAACCATCGTCGCCACGCTGTTTGTCGGCGCGTTTTTCGGCTATCTCAACGACACGCTGCTCAATGTCGCGCTTACGCCGATTATGAAGGATTTTGCCGTCGACAAAACCACCGTGCAGTGGCTGACGACGGGCTTTCTGCTGGTGATGGGCGCGTTTACGCCGATTACGGCGGGCGTGATCCAATGGTTTGAAACGCGCAAAATGGTGCTGTTTACCCAGGCCACTTTTCTGGCCGGTTCGCTGGTGTGCGCCTTTGCGCCCACGTTTGGCGCGCTGGTGGCGGGGCGGATGGTGCAGGCGGTGTCGGCGGCGTTTTTCGTGCCGCTCTTGTTTAACGGCATTTTGTCGATTTATCCGCCACAGAAACGCGGCACGGCGATGGGCGTGATCACCATGATGTTCACCGCCGCGCCCGCGATGGGGCCGACGCTCTCGGGCATCATCATCGACCACACCCACTGGCGCGTGCTGTTCGGCTTTACCGCGCCGTTTATGCTGGCGGCGATGGTGCTGGTGGGCAAATTCCTCACCGTCAACCTGAGCAGCATCACCCGCCCGAAAATCGACGCGCTCTCGGCGGTGCTGTCCATCGCGGGCTTCGGCGGGCTGGTGTACGCCAGCAGTAATTTTGCCTCGCTGCCGCTGGTGCAGTTCGCGCTGCTTTCGGCGGGGTCGGTGTTTCTGATCGGCTGGTTTGCGCACCGCCAGTTCCGCCTGGCCACGCCGCTGCTCAATCTGCGGGCGTTCGGTTACGCGCAGTTCCGCTACTGCGTGCTGATACTGGCGGGCGGCGTGTTTCTGTTTTTGGGGCTGGAACTGATGATGCCGATGTACACCCAGCAGGTGCCGCTGCTCACCGGTACGGCCACGGGGCTGATCCTGATGCCCGCCAGCATCGCCCAGGCCGTCGCCGCGCCGCTTTTTGGCAGGCTGCTCGACAAAAAGGGCGGGCGTTTTACCGTGCTGCCCGCCACCGTGATGCTGCTGGTGTCGCTGGCGGTGCTGTGGCTGTTTTTGCGGATTGACACGCAGGTGGTGGTGCTGTCGGCCATGTTCACGCTGCTGGCGGTGTCCGTTTCCGCCCGCATTACCGGCGAAACCCACGGCCTGAACGCGCTGCCGAAAAACCTGAATCCGCACGGCGCGGCCATCCTCACTACCCTCAACCCCATCGCGGGCGCGATCGGCGCGGCGTTTTTTGTCGGTGCGACCAATATCGGCGAAAAAATGTCTTCCGCCGCCACCGCGCAGGCCAAAATGCTCGACGGCATCCATCTGGCGATGGGCTGCGCGCTGGTGCTGGCGGCGGCGATGGTGTTTGTGGCAACGAAGATCAGGGCAAACAAGCGCGGCTGAATGCGGAAAAGGCCGTCTGAAAACCGATAAAACGGGTTTCAGACGGCCTTTCTCGCTAAGGTAGGGTGTGTGGCTTTGCCACGCACGCGGTTTGCGCGGGGAACGCGGGATTCGTTGCAAGACATAGAACGCGTGCGCCGCACTCTGCCCGAATATCAAAGGCCGTCTGAAAATATGCTTTTCAGACGGCCTCTTGCCTTTGCGCGGCTATTCTTTGCGCGCCGCCTTTTCCGCCAGCCCCGACAAGCCCTGCCGCCGCGCCAGCTCGTTCACCACATCTTCCGCCCGCAGGCCGTGCGCGGCCAGCAGCACCATGCAGTGAAACCACAAATCGGCCACTTCATAGGTCAGGTGCGCCTTGTCGCCGTCCTTCGCCGCCATCAGCACCTCGCCCGCCTCTTCGATTACCTTTTTCAGGATTTTGTCGCTGCCCTTGGCAAAAAGCTGCGCCACATACGAAGCCTCCGGGTCTGCACTCTTGCGCGAGTCGATAACGTCTTGTACTGCTTTTAGAATATCCGTGTTCATTGTGTTTTGCTCCTGTGGTGAAACCGTATTTGAGGCCGTCTGAAAGCCTGTTTTCCGGTTTTCAGACGGCCTGTTTCCAATTATTTACCGCGCCTGCCCGTGCGTTTTGCCGTAAATCTCCGCTTCGTCTTTCAACACCGCGTCGGCAATCTGCCAGCGGCCGTCGCGCCACACCTTATAAAAGCAGCTCTGCCGCCCCGTGTGGCAGGCGATGCCGCCGTTTTGTTCGATGCGCATCACCACCGCGTCGCCGTCGCAGTCCAGCCGCAGCTCGCGCACTTTCTGCGTGTGGCCGGATTCTTCGCCCTTCATCCACTGTTTGCGCCGCGAGCGGCTGTAATAGTGCGCGTAGCCCGTCGCGGCGGTTTGCGCCAGGGCTTCGGCGTTCATCCACGCCACCATCAGCACCCGGCCGCTCTGCCAGTCCTGCGCCACCGCGCACACCAATCCGTTTGCGTCAAACTTCACGCCCTGCAACACTGCCTCGTCCATTGCGCCTCCCGTTGTTTTCAGACGGCCTCTCGCCCTCTGCGCCGAAAAAGCGCGATTTTCGCATTCTTCGCGCGGCAACACCAAATGCAAAACCTTGACCCGTCTCCTTTGCGCAGGCGTATAGTTACGCCTCCGAGCAACAACGCAAAAGGAAAAAACCATGGAAACCGTAACCCTCAACATCGGCGGCATGACCTGCGGCGGCTGCGTCAAAAGCGTAACCCGCATTTTGGAAGGCGCGGACGGCGTCAAATCCGTGCAGGTGAGCCTGGACGAGAAAAAAGCCGTCGTCTCCTACGACCCCGCCGCCACCTCGCCCGCCGCCCTGGCCGAAGCAGTGGAAGACGGCGGCTACGACGCCTCGTTCTGATGCTGTTTTGAAACACGGCACAGGCCGTCTGAAAACGTGTTTTCAGACGGCCTTTTCATGCTGATTTTTGTAGGAAAATTTCGTTTTGTGCATAGCGGGCGGCTCGGGCGTAAATCCACCTGTTAACTTTTGTTTTATATTTTCCTTGAATTTTTGTTGATTTTAATATACATTAAAGAACGATAATTTTTCAAACAGCCCCTAAAAAAGGAAATTTAATGAAACGCCGCTTCTCCTCCCTCGCGCTGGCCGCCGCCCTGTCTCTGGGCGCGGCTTCTGTTTATGCCAAGCCCGTGCAGATTACCGACGTGGCCGGCCGCAAAGTAACCGCTGACCTGCCCGCCAAGCGCGTGGTGCTGGGCTTTTATTATCAGGACTACATGGCCGTGGGCGGCAAAAACGCACTGGATAATGTCGTGGGCTTCTCCAAAGCGGTGTGGTCGGATTGGGCACCGGCAAGCTGGGCGGCGTTCAGCAAGGCCGTGCCGAAACTGAACCAGCTTGCCGACGTGGGCGAGGTGGAAGTGGGCACGTTCTCGGTGGAAAAAGTGCTGTCGCTGAAACCCGATCTGCTGGTATTGGCCGACTGGCAGTATCAGGCACTCGGCTCTGATCTCGACCGCATCACCAAAGCGGGCATTCCGATTATCGTGCTGGACTACAACGCGCAAACCGTCGCCAAACACGTCCAGTCCACCAAACTGCTCGGCGCGATCACCGGCCGGCAGCAGAAAGCCGACAAGCTCGCCGCCGACTACAAACGCATTGTCGACAATATCCAAGCCCGCGTGAAAAAAGCCAATCTGCCCAAGCCCAAAGTGTATATCGAGTTTGGCAACAAAGGGCCGGCCGAACACAGCGTAACCTTCGGCAAGAGCATGTGGGGCGCGATGATCAACCAGGTGGGCGGCAACAATATTTCCGCGCCGTTTGTCGAGTTTTACAGCCCTGTGAACCCTGAAAAAGTGCTGGCCGCCAAGCCCGATGTGATCATCATCACCGGCCGCGAAACCGAGCTGAAGAAAAACCCGAGCGCGATGGTCATGGGCTGGGGCATTTCCAAAGCCGAAGCCGAACAGCGTCTGGCGGGCTTTGCCAAACGCCCCGGCTGGGCAAACCTGCCTGCCGTCAAAAACAACCGTCTCTACGGCGCATACCACGCCAATTCGCGCACGCTCTCCGACGGCGCGTCGGTGCAGTTTGTCGCCAAAGCGGTTTACCCCGAGCTGTTTAAAGACCTGAATCCTGAAAAAACCTATATGGATTTCTACCGCCAGAATCTGCCGGTTGTTCCCAACGGCACGTTCTATCTGTATCCGAAAGGCAAGTAAGGCCGTCTGAAAGCCGTGCATGGGCAGGTCGGGCATTCATGCCCGACTGACCGGCCGGCAACGTCAAAAATGTCGGGCATAAATGCCCGACCTACGTTTCTCATTTACCCACTTAATGAAAGCCACAACATGAATGATCCGGTTGTTGCCGAGATAGTGAAAAACCAGCGTGCGCTCGAGCGCAAACGCTGGTTCGTTGTTTTGTCGTTTCTGATTATCTGCGTATTCAGCTTTGTGTTCGACATCGCCACCGGCCCCGCGATGCTGCCCGTGTCCGACGTGGTGAAATCGCTGCTGGACATGGCCGGCGCGGACGAGATGAACCGCGTGATTGTTTACGATCTGCGCCTGCCGATGGCCGTGATGGCTCTGGTAACGGGCGCGGCTTTGGGCGTGGGCGGCGCGGAAATCCAAACCCTGCTCAACAACCCGATGGCCAGCCCCTACACGCTCGGGCTGGCGGCGGCGGCGGGCTTGGGCGCGTCGGTCGTGATTGCGTTTGGCGGTTTCGGCCTGCCCGAAGCCTTTGCCGTGCCCGTGGGCGCGTTTGTGATGACCATGATTGCTTCGGGCATTCTGTTTCTGTTTGCCTCGGCCAAGCGGTTTAACTCGGCCATGCTGGTGCTGGTAGGGATTGCGCTGCTGTTTCTCTTCCAATCGATTCTGTCGCTGATCCAATTTATCGCCGCGCCCGAAATCTCGCAGCAGATTTTGTTCTGGCTGTTCGGCAGCCTCACCAAAGCCAACTGGACAAGCGTGATCGTTACCGCCGCCGTAACCGCCGTGTGCGTGTTTCTGCTCTCGTTCGATATGTGGAAACTCACCGCGCTGCGCTTGGGCGAAGAGCGCGCCAACGGCTTGGGCATCAATTTGCAGATGCTGCGCCTGAAAACGCTGATTCTCGTGGCCGTGATGACCGCCACCGCCATCAGCTTTGTCGGCGTGATCGGCTTTATCGGCCTCGTTGCGCCGCACGTCGCCCGTATTCTCTTGGGCGAAGACCAACGCTTTTTCCTGCCCGGCGCGATGCTGGCGGGCGCGGCATTTCTGTCGGTGGCCAGCGTGCTCTCGAAAGTGATCATCCCCGGCGCACTGTTTCCCGTGGGCATCGTTACGTCTTTCGTGGGCGTGCCGTTCTTCTTCTGGATTGTGTTGACCAAACGATAAGGCCGTCTGAAAAATGTTGAAACTTGAAAACGTACACATCAAACGCGGCGACTACACCGTGGCCGACAACATCAGCCTCACGCTTGAAAACGGCAAAGTCTATTCCATACTCGGCCCCAACGGCACGGGCAAATCCTCGCTGATGAAAACCGTGTTCGGCGAAGTGGCGCACACCGGCCGCATCAGCTACGGCGACGAAGTGTTGAGCAAAATCCACCTTCAACACTGGCGCAAACGCATAGGCTACATGCCGCAGGACACCGCCGCCGAAGCCTCGCTCACCGCGCTCGAAGTCGTGCTGCTCGGGCGCATGGACGCGCTGCATATGCACGTGGGCGACGAACTTCTGCACGAAGCCGCAGGCATCATGGCCGAACTCGGTATCGGCCATCTGGCGCACCGCGACGTGATGCGCCTGAGCGGCGGCCAACGCCAGCTTGTGATGTTTGCCCAAGTGATGCTGCGCCGCCCCGAAATCCTCATGCTCGACGAACCCGTGAGCGCGCTCGATATGCACCACCAGCTCAACCTCTTGGAGCGCGTGGCCGCCTACACCCGCGAACACAATCTCGTTACCCTGATGGTGCTGCACGACCTGAGCCTCGCCGCCCAATTCTGCGACAGCGTGATTCTGCTGGGCGGCGGCAAAGTGCAGGCCGAAGGCCGCCCGCAGGAAGTATTGAACGCCGAACTCATCGGCAATCTCTACAAAGTGGACATCGAACTGCTCTACGACAGCCACGGCCTGCCCGTAATCCGCCCCATGCGGCGCAAACGCGAAACAGAGGCCGTCTGAAAACCGTAGAGTGTGCGGCTCTGCCACGCACGCGGTTTGGTTTGAAGACAGAACCCGTAGGGTGGGTCTCGACCCACCACTTTCCCAATCGGCAACTTTTTTGGCGGGCCAAGACCCACCCTACCAAACCGCCCCGCCGTTTCAGACGACCTCGGCGAAAATTGAAATCTAAACCCCGTTTACAACGCTTAAACCCCGAAAGGAAACCCCATGAAAAAAACCCTCCTCGCCCTCATGCTCGCCGCCTCCGCAGGCGCATTTGCCGCCAACCACGAAGTCAAAATGCTCGATACCGGCAAAGACGGCGGCATGGTCTTCGAGCCAGGCTACGTCAAAGCCCAGCCCGGCGACACCGTAACCTTCAAAGCCGTCAACAGCGGCCACTGGGTGCAGAGCAAAGCCCTGCCCGACGGTGCGGCCGACTTTCTGTCCGAAGACGGCAAAGACTTCACCCTCAAACTCGACAAAGAAGGCGTGTATGTTTACGTGTGCCCGCCGCACCGCATGATGAACATGAGCGGCGTGATTCAGGTCGGCAAGCCCGTCAACAAAGCCAAAGCGCAGGCCGTGGCCGACGAACTCGAAAAACGCGCCATGCAGAACAAAGGCCGTCTGAAAAAATACATGGAACAGGTGAAATAAGCCCCCCACCCTACCCCTCCCCCGCAAGCTGGGGGAGGGAATACGCCGTGCAAACCCGAAAGGTCGTCTGAAACCCCAAAACCGCCCGCCCCGCCGTTATTCCCGCCCAGCCGTCGTCATTCCCGCGCAGGCGGAAATCTGGGCGAAAGACAGGCAAAGGTTTGATTCTGCAAAAATTGTCGAAGCCCAAACAAGATTCCCGCCTGCGCGGGAATGACGGCAAAATTTGTCGGCAAACCCTTTCAGACGACCTATCCCCGCCGACGCAATCCCAAAAAAACCGCCATGCTCGCCATCACCACCTGCCAAACCTATCCCGACCCGCCGCCAAACCTGCTGCCGCTGGCGCAAATCCTTACCCGCAACGGCCTCCCCGCCCGCTTCGATGCTTGGCAAAACCGTCCGAGCGAGCCGTTTGTCCTGCCGCTGTGCGCGTGGGACTACGCCGCCTATCCGACGGCGTTCGCGCAATGGATACGCGAATCCGCCGAGAGCGGGCAGCAGTTTGCCAACCCGCCCGAAATCATGTTGTGGAACATGAACAAAACCTATCTTTGCGACTTGGCCAAACGCGGTGCGGATGTGATTCCGAGCGTGCATACGTCGTCTGAAAGCGAAAACATCCGCCGCACCATGCGGGAAAACGGCTGGCATGAAGCCGTCGTCAAACCCGCAATCGGCCAGAGCGGCGGCGGCGTGGTGCGCGTGCGCGAAGGCGAAATGTTTGAAATTGGACACGCGCCGCAGGGCGTAATCGTGCAGCCCTATATCCGCGACATCGAAACGGCGGGCGAAACCTCGCTGGTGTTTTTCGGCGGCACATTCAGCCACGCCGTGCGCCGACAGCCGCCGCAGGGCGAATGGCGTGCCAATTCCGCCTACGGCGTAGCAATCCTGCCCGAGAGGCCGTCTGAAACCATCATCGCCGCCGCCCGCAGCGTGTTGGATTTGCTGCCCGGCATCCCCGCCTACGCCCGCGCGGACGGCACGATTGTCGGCGACAAGCTGCTGCTGAACGAGCTCGAACTCATCGAACCCGCGCTCTACCTGCACACGGCAGAGAGCGCGGCGGAACGGTTTGCCGAAGTGTTGACCGCATGGATTGAGGCCGTCTGAAAACGTTTTTCAGACGGCCTCAATCCGCCGTTTTACCCGCGCCGCCGCCATATCCGGCATACAGAAAGGCCGTCTGAAAGCGTTTTCGGCTGCGCGTTCAGACGGCCTCTATGCCGACACGGAACAAACACGCCTCCTCCATTCCCGACTATAATCGCCGCGCTTTTTCCGTCTGCCACGCCAACCGCCGCCATGAAAAAAACCGTCCTCGCCGCCCTGCTGCTCACCCCCGCCTTTGCCGCCGCCGCCCCGCTGCCCGAAGCCGTGGCGCACGAGTTGGAAACCCTCGCCTACGTCTGCCGCCTCTCCGGCGGCCGCCCCTACGGCTTCCGCCACGCCGTAGAGCAGGCCGACCTCAACGGCGACGGCATCGACGACTATGTGGTGGACGACGGCGAGCTGCAATGCTACGGCGGCAGCGGCATCTTCGGCAGCAGGCAGGGCGGCGGCGTGAGCGTGTTTGTCGGCCGAGCAGGCGGCGGCGCGGAAAAATCCTTTTTCCACGGCGCGTTCGGCTCGCGCATCGACTACACCGGCAGACACGCCACCGCCTATCTGGGCGTGGCCGGCGCGCTGTGCGGCCAGCGGCGCGAAGACGAAGAACGCTACGGCTACGAAAAATGCAGCCGCCCGCTCAAATGGAACGCGCAGGCGCGGCGGTTTGAAATCGACACCACGGTCAAACGCCCCGTGTGGTACAGA
The window above is part of the Neisseria bacilliformis genome. Proteins encoded here:
- a CDS encoding plastocyanin/azurin family copper-binding protein, with the translated sequence MKKTLLALMLAASAGAFAANHEVKMLDTGKDGGMVFEPGYVKAQPGDTVTFKAVNSGHWVQSKALPDGAADFLSEDGKDFTLKLDKEGVYVYVCPPHRMMNMSGVIQVGKPVNKAKAQAVADELEKRAMQNKGRLKKYMEQVK
- a CDS encoding ATP-grasp domain-containing protein, encoding MLAITTCQTYPDPPPNLLPLAQILTRNGLPARFDAWQNRPSEPFVLPLCAWDYAAYPTAFAQWIRESAESGQQFANPPEIMLWNMNKTYLCDLAKRGADVIPSVHTSSESENIRRTMRENGWHEAVVKPAIGQSGGGVVRVREGEMFEIGHAPQGVIVQPYIRDIETAGETSLVFFGGTFSHAVRRQPPQGEWRANSAYGVAILPERPSETIIAAARSVLDLLPGIPAYARADGTIVGDKLLLNELELIEPALYLHTAESAAERFAEVLTAWIEAV